A genomic region of Nymphaea colorata isolate Beijing-Zhang1983 chromosome 2, ASM883128v2, whole genome shotgun sequence contains the following coding sequences:
- the LOC116248476 gene encoding protein ABIL1-like yields the protein MTFDESWMESKSFAKALQELKNLRPQLYSAAEYCEKSYVHNEQKQMVLDNLKDYAVKALVNAVDHLGIVAYKLGELLEQQTLHASALDLKFVCLDQRLLTCQNYTDKEGLREQQFSITIPRLHKHYLLPGPVYKRLQTSTSESGPKYTLGKPRAHGSGTPAPKTLCWHLASETKSSSNYASPASASVEGIASAVTPGTFCLSDGEVDVSSVPPLPGWTFSVNSRLGSTVSLVALGAARQDSHDPLKTLTTHKSFDSGSQRLTPRPPVRSKSMLSALFGKTKSGKHKTNYAS from the exons ATGACATTTGACGAGTCGTGGATGGAGAGTAAGAGCTTCGCCAAGGCTCTGcag GAACTGAAAAATTTAAGACCCCAACTTTATTCTGCTGCTGAGTACTGTGAAAAGTCCTATGTCCATAATGAGCAGAAACAGAT GGTGCTAGATAATTTGAAAGATTATGCTGTGAAAGCTCTGGTTAATGCAGTTGATCATCTTGGTATTGTTGCATACAAATTAGGGGAACTACTCGAACAGCAAACATTGCATGCTTCTGCTTTGGACTTAAAATTTGTATGTCTTGATCAG AGACTTCTAACTTGCCAAAATTATACTGATAAAGAGGGACTTAGAGAGCAACAGTTTTCAATAACCATCCCAAGACTTCACAAACATTATCTGTTGCCAG GTCCTGTATACAAAAGACTGCAAACGAGTACAAGTGAATCTGGTCCAAAATATACTCTTGGAAAGCCACGTGCTCATGGTTCAG GTACCCCAGCCCCAAAAACTCTTTGCTGGCACTTAGCTTCTGAAACAAAGTCAAGCTCAAATTATGCATCTCCTGCATCTGCAAG TGTTGAAGGTATAGCTTCTGCAGTCACTCCCGGAACTTTTTGCCTTTCAG ATGGTGAAGTAGATGTTTCATCAGTACCTCCCTTGCCTGGTTGGACTTTCTCAGTCAATAGCAGACTTGGTTCCACTGTTTCACTTGTCGCACTTGGTGCTGCACGACAG GATTCACATGATCCATTGAAAACGTTAACCACACATAAGTCATTTGACAGTGGAAGTCAGCGTCTGACCCCTCGCCCTCCAGTCCGGAGCAAAAGTATGTTATCTGCAT